The Hyphomicrobium sp. MC1 genome window below encodes:
- a CDS encoding ANTAR domain-containing response regulator encodes MHAGPKRLSILVIDENRLRASVIEAGLREAGYDHLTVVHDVTGIARRISEIEPDVIVIDLENPNRDMLENMFQLSRAVKRPIAMFVDRSDSASIEAAVEAGVSAYVVDGLKQERVKPILEMAISRFNAFSRMTRELEEARSELENRKLIDRAKGILMTTRGLSEPQAYALLRKTAMNQNRKLSEIAESLITAAGLLAPPDEEE; translated from the coding sequence ATGCACGCAGGGCCGAAACGACTTTCCATCTTGGTCATAGATGAAAACCGTCTGCGCGCCTCGGTCATCGAAGCGGGCCTGCGGGAAGCTGGCTATGATCACCTCACCGTCGTTCACGACGTCACGGGAATTGCGCGCCGTATTTCCGAGATCGAGCCGGACGTCATCGTCATCGATCTCGAAAATCCCAACCGCGATATGCTCGAGAACATGTTCCAGCTTTCTCGTGCCGTGAAGCGCCCCATCGCGATGTTTGTCGACCGTTCGGACAGTGCCTCGATCGAGGCGGCGGTCGAAGCGGGGGTATCGGCGTACGTCGTTGACGGACTGAAGCAGGAGCGCGTTAAGCCGATCCTCGAAATGGCGATCAGTCGCTTTAACGCCTTCTCGCGCATGACCCGGGAACTTGAAGAGGCGCGTTCGGAGCTTGAAAACCGCAAGCTCATCGACCGGGCGAAGGGTATTCTCATGACGACGCGCGGTCTCTCCGAGCCCCAGGCTTACGCCTTGCTGCGCAAGACCGCGATGAACCAAAATAGAAAGCTCTCCGAAATCGCCGAAAGTTTGATAACGGCAGCCGGGCTTCTCGCCCCACCCGACGAGGAGGAGTGA
- a CDS encoding helix-turn-helix transcriptional regulator, with translation MISSFPLVRASDIAPFVRWVQKNGRSLDDVLACGGLSAPPWDATSRPISLIKALSVMRMLSLQEGPDIATRVVTDTSILDLGELGQLMLGGRTPREALTLVCEAMPRHCTHEFLTITSAAEGAFIREELTLDVDDVTRHTVQQYLAALIRSLCKMTGYAGEPLSKIEITPHPEFGLSHLNGCLGPHPTPSDTNALTVFISDDVLDRPFPSSIRKFGGDWPKDHWDPLYSANSFACTARAFIDFMLDDGEPTVERFAEASGFSVRTSQRRLAAEGTSFSDLLDEARRARALVALSGSSKSITHVAADLGYSGQPSFVRAVRRWTGVSPRRYRNSAV, from the coding sequence ATGATCTCAAGCTTCCCGCTGGTGCGCGCGTCCGATATCGCGCCGTTCGTTCGATGGGTTCAAAAAAACGGACGGTCGCTCGACGACGTGCTCGCGTGCGGAGGGCTATCAGCCCCGCCTTGGGACGCAACCTCCCGCCCGATTTCCCTGATCAAAGCTCTTTCAGTAATGCGGATGCTGTCCCTACAGGAAGGACCCGACATCGCGACGCGCGTCGTGACAGACACGAGCATTCTCGATCTCGGAGAGCTGGGTCAGCTCATGCTTGGCGGCAGGACGCCGCGCGAGGCACTCACTCTTGTCTGTGAAGCGATGCCCCGTCATTGTACACACGAATTTCTAACGATCACGTCTGCCGCCGAAGGAGCGTTCATTCGTGAGGAACTCACTCTCGATGTGGACGATGTCACGCGGCACACTGTACAACAATACCTGGCCGCACTGATCCGTTCACTTTGTAAAATGACGGGTTACGCAGGCGAGCCGCTCAGCAAAATCGAGATCACGCCGCATCCGGAATTCGGCTTGTCGCATCTCAACGGGTGCCTCGGACCACACCCGACGCCGAGCGACACGAATGCGCTCACAGTCTTTATATCTGACGACGTTCTGGATCGGCCGTTCCCCAGTTCCATCCGGAAGTTTGGAGGCGATTGGCCTAAAGATCATTGGGATCCGCTCTACAGCGCAAACAGTTTCGCGTGTACGGCGCGGGCATTCATCGATTTCATGCTCGATGATGGCGAACCGACCGTTGAGCGGTTTGCCGAAGCGAGTGGCTTCAGCGTGCGAACATCGCAGCGGCGACTTGCGGCCGAAGGCACGAGCTTTTCGGATCTTCTGGATGAAGCGCGAAGGGCGCGCGCGCTCGTTGCTTTGAGCGGTTCTTCGAAATCGATCACCCACGTTGCCGCGGATCTAGGATATTCCGGGCAGCCCTCTTTCGTCCGCGCCGTCCGCCGGTGGACGGGCGTATCGCCGCGACGGTATCGGAACAGCGCCGTTTGA